The DNA segment ataggggaaaaaaattaatagaagttATGTATTAGCagcaaacatttcttttcttttcttttctttcttttcttttcttttttcttttcttttcttttcttttttcttttcttttcttttttctttcttttcttttcttttcttttcttttcttttcttttcttttcttttttttcttttcttttcattttgtttccttcctttttcttttctttcctttctttttttcttttgaaagatggTGTGTTTATTCCActcaagaaaatcaagaaaaggaaCAATCATTATTGGGTAAAACAAACGCAAACATGTGATTCCAATTTTGGTGAAGGTTAGGGTAGAGACATGGGAAGAGGCAGCAAGCTCCTTGTGGCTGGAAATGGAAATATCCATACGGTGCTGACTGAGCCCTTTCGGGAACGTGGGGGATGGTTTGCAATAGGAAGGTTGGATTTGGAAAATTTTACTTGTCTAGCTTCTAGAATCTGTGATTTTAAgattggggtggagggagagaaagagaggtttacagttctttctcttgctctaatTCATAAGAGACTCCTCCTTTCTAGAGTAATCAAGACAGGGATAACCACGTGGCCAGTGAGGTATGACCCCACTTAAATTCAGAACGAAGGTCAAATGGTAGAGCAGCTTCCCAGCTTCACAGCATGCCCTAGGAGGATGGTGGTTACCTTCTGACCTGTGAATTACCAGTGGCAGGAAGAGGGCCCTTCTCAGTGGTGTTTCAATGGATGAGTGCTTTTTTATTCCTGAATTTCAGATCTGTTCCCATACTGGTGTTTTCATCCTGTTCTATGATTTATATCTATGTTTGCTTCAGATCAAATGTCCCTAAAAAACAGGCACTGCTCCATGGTCCTTCAGTGTCGATTACAATGATGAAGTAGGTCATGGTAATGTGGCAACACGTTTAAGAATATCTCAATATTGGTTTGAgaaatggttttgttttatgATATTGCAATGATTAATGAAACTGaaccagtaaatttttttttaaagattttatttatttatttgtcagagagaatgaggacacaagcagagggagcagtggcaggcagaggaccagggagaagcaggctccccactgagcagggagccggatgtgggactcaattccagtgccctgggatcatgacctgagccaaaggcagacgcttaaccaactgagccaccgaggtgctcAGTAAGTTGTTTCAAAGTGATCTGGATCATTTTGCTCAAAGCTTGAATTTTTGATAAGCCATGGGTTATAAGTTCATAGGGTACAAAAGGTATACAAGGTACATTCGGTGAAAGCTTCCTCCTCCTGTCCCCCTGCCCTTGTAGAAATGACTATCAGTATCCATTTCCTGTCATCTCTTTTGAGATAGTCCATTCATATACAAACAAATATGTCCATGCATTCCCTCCATTTTTAAGCAAATGGTAGCATATTATAAACACTGTTCTCTCAGCTTTTCACCTAACATGTCTCAAAGGTTATTCTATTATCAGTATGTTTTCTTAAaaggtatttattctttttttacagCTGTATAGTATCCATTGTGTATGTGGTGATAGCATTATGGACAATTGGGCATCCCAGGTTTTGCTATTACACATATTGCTGTGATAGCCTTACAAATAAGTGGATGCGGAATGTGAAGGTCAACAGGTGTATGGTTTGCTTTATTAGATGTCATCACACTTCTCTCTGGAGGCTAAATCAATCAACTCTCCCACTAGCAgtccattgttatttttttcacacTTTTGCCAATGGACTGTGTTCTAACCTTCTTGGTCTTTGCCAATCTGTTAAGTGAAAAGTAGCtcctgtaattttaatttgcatctctctTGTTATAAGTGAGGTTGGACAGCCActtgtgtttccttttctttaaacaGTTATTTCAATTGgattgtttattctttttgttaGTGATTTGCATGAGTtctttaaatactaaataaattagACTCTTGTCTGCAGTATGCATTGTGATAGTCCACCCCTCCCACCAATTTCTCTTTCATGTTTGTTGCCTTATGTATGGTAGTCTTTGTCatgaagattttttctttttttgatttctggGTTTCCTATCTTATTATAAGGGTCTTACCActcccttattttaaaatttgttcagtAGCTCTTCTACTTTAATggttccatttttaatatttttctctttaatctatTTGAAATTTTGATGTAAAGAATAAGGTAAGGGTcaagtttactttttttcccaGCTAGATACCTAGGTAGTATAAACTTTATTAAATAATCCATCTCGCCCACCCCCAACCCACACACTGATTTGAAATGGAGCTTTTATTATATCTAAATTTCCACatgtaggagtgcctgggtggctcagctggttaagcacctgtcttcggctcaggttatgatcccagggtctgggatcgagcctgtgttgggctctttgctcagcggggagtctccctctctctctctgcctgcccctaaccctgctgtgtgctctctcattctgtcaaataaatacatacaacctttaaaaagtaaaaatttttaaaaatttccacatGTATTTGGGTCTACTTTTTGGCTTTCCATTTTGTTCTGTTGATTTGCCTGACTATTCACCTGTGTGTATCACACTATTtaaattattgtagctttgtaacATAGTTTAACATTTGGTGGGACTAATCAATCACTTGAAGGTGACATATAATATTTAACGTGTTTTTAGAAAACTATGTATTTCCATAATTCTAGATAAATTGAATATCATCTCTACAAATGTTGGAGGACTTGGATTTGATTCAGTAGCACTGGGGAGCCAGAAGACATTAGTATAAAGGTATCCAGATTTGAGGTTACTAGATGTATTTTCCTTTGTGTGGTATGGcattgtgtctgtttttctggCTGACCCTGGCCCTGGTTTCATGGGGAAGAAAAGGACTCTAAGTGTAAAACACAGAGTTTGTTTTCACATAAAATCTGTGAGGTGTTGCAGACCCATGGTCAGCAGGTATGGGGGAAAAGGACTCTGTCCAATCAACTGGATCATATTGGCTCAGTGGACATCATGGGAGAGTACCGTGGCAAGGTCTCCTTGGGGGCTTCTGGGACTTTGAGGGCTCTGCAACTGGCATGGATGCAGTGAATTGGAGCCAGAGCAGAGGAagtgggaagagaggagagaggcaacATGGGAGTCAAGAGAGATTCCTCCTGGGAATGATCTGATTACACCTTGTTCTGTTCATCAGGCCCATGACATTCCTAAGGGGCAGGAACTGTGTCTTTAAGACTTGGCACAATGCCTGACACCAAGAGGTGCTTAGCAAGTATAtgttaaatggatgaatgagGGAGTGAACACCTGCCTGCCACAGGAATCTTCCTCATTACATGCGTCTTCCTGGAGCCTAGGAAGCTCTAGCTTCTCAGGAAGAAGCAGAACTAGGGCATGACTCTTGGGGTCCTGTTCTGAAGACTCTGGCCTGTCAACCCATCCAGAAGAGGGATGTTGAGTGAGCAAGGACTGTgaaccctcctcccaccctctcacACATTTTTGGAGGGCTCCAAGAGTATCTGCTAGCTTTTTGTCTTGtgttttccttcatctttaaTATCATCCAGCTGAGGGGCTCAGTCAATTGcatgtccaactcttgacctcagcttaggtcttgatctcacaagttcaagccctgtatccggagactacttaaaaaaaaaaaaaaaaaaaaaagcatccaactGAAATGTTACTCCCATTCACTATGTCTTCCTTTTCTGCCCCAAACCCTTGAATAAAGCAAGTGGGATAGCAAAGGAGACAGGAATCAATACAATGAATCAAAACATGggatacctggggggctcagtggtttagcacctgcctcagggtgtgatcctcaagtcccaggatcaagtcccgtgtcaggctccctgcatggagcctgcttctccctctccctgtgtttctgcctctctctctttctctttttgtgtctctcataaataaataaataaaatattttaaaaaaattaatcaaaagagCCAACTCTTTCACATATGCTAGTTTCCTATATGCTAGTTTCTTCTCAAATTTTCTacctatttaattaatttaatttctgcCTACTTAAGTATTAATTTAATACTTAAAACAGGTAGGTATATATTTTTACCATACCCATTGCACAGGGAGGAAACTGAGTAACTACACAGGGCTCTGGAGCTTGCAAATAGATGGCTGTGATCTGAACCAGGAACTCCACTCTAGAGCCCATGCACTGAAACTCTTACCCTGGCATGTACACATGTTTTAGCTTCCCTGAGGTATAACATAAAACAcagaaaagtgcacaaatcaAGTGTATGACTCAATGAATTTTTCACAAACTGAGCATTCCTCTGTAACCAGTACCCACCTGGAAGAACAGAACGCTTATCCCCACAGGAGTTCCCAACATGCCCCCTCCCAGTCTCTacccctttccctttcccaccAAGGGAAACCACCCTCCTGACCACTCTTACCATTCTCCTGGGAGTTTCTaccttctctttctgttttaatcACACTTTTATTACAAGTGTCATTGGGTCGGCtactaaagttaaaaatatccTGTCTTGCAGGAGTAGCGCTGGGGGTGGTTAGGAGAACACATTCcctagaaaagagaaataattgagAGTGGAGAGTTAGCAGGCAGTTGCTATTTTCCCCTCATCCTAATTCTCTCTGCCAGTAAGGGAATGCCAGTGCTCTTTCCACTGTCCGCTTGCCCAGGACTACATCTCCCAGCAGGCTGTGCTCTGACAGCTCTCGGATTTAAATAGGATTCTGGTCTAAGCTTCCAGCCTGGCTGTCGCTGAGCTCTCACTCACTCAGCAGCAAGAGGAGCTAGAGGAGGCAGGGGTAGCACAAAGAAGCCAGGAGTTGGAGTCAGACCAGGAGCTTGAGCCAGACTTGGAGTTCAAGTTGCTTTTGCTAAAGCAGCAGCAACTAAAGAAGTTGAAAAGATGCTGGCTATCTTGGGACTGCttacctccttcctttctttcctgtacGTGATAGCTCCATCCATCAGGTTTGTCCTGTTTGAGTAACTCATGGAATATTTTGCAAAGCCCTGGATTGGGATATGCGTAGCTTGTAAGTAGCAGTTCTCAGCTGCtgagagaagagaaggggatTGAGGCTGAGGAAGGGAAGGTCAGGGCAGAAAAAGCAGGAAGGAGGTCGTTAGCAATACCCTCGTGAAAAACGAGAAGGAAGCACCTGGGGCTGGGAGAGAAGGGGCTTGTTTGAATTCCGGTGCCAGTGGACAGCTGACTCTATAAAGTAGCTTGACAGCTGAGGTGGAAGTGCTTGCTCTATCACTCTATTCCCTTGGGTTTCTCTGAAGGGCCCTAGGTCCCTTCTTTATTGCCCCCGGTCAAGGTGGCCCTGCTGGGTTACCATGGGAGGTCATTGCTCAGGGACTTATTGTTAAGTACCAGGCATTTTGTAAAGGAAACAAACTCTCTTACCTTTGAGGCTACCCTCAACTAATGATTTGGGATGGATCTTCTGCCGTGGGATTCCTGGAGATGTCAAAGAAATGTGTGTTCTgattgaaaaaattgaaaattgctGATAATAAAGAAGATTAAATGGACATATCAGGAACAGAGTGTTGCTCTAGGTCATGGCAGAGAAACCTGGGTTTAAGTTCCAATTTTGCCACCATTAGCAAATGGATTGAACTTCTTTGACCCTCGGTCTTCCCCAcggtaaaatggggctaatactGGAGTGGTTGAGAGGATTAAAATAAGTTCTTTACAAAAAGCGCTTAGCCTAGTGTCTGGCAGTCAGATGATGCTCAGGAAATGTTagttctgccctgttctcatcCTCTTTTTTGGAACTTGTCAAGTCAACTTTATATGAGAGGGTGCTCTCTGCACAAGCAAATGGACAAGGTAAGTTTCTCTCTGCACTGATGGCTAGAATGGACTCTTTAGTAGGACAGCAGAAAGCCTTTGAAGATGTTGGCTTTCTAAAACTGGAGAGGCAGCCCAAGAGCTGTATTCATAGTGCTATTAATCAATTATTCACTCTTGATGCTTATTGAAGACCTAGGGCTCAGGAACGCTGATTCCACTAATGCTCATCACCCATATGTTCTGAATGCAGGTTAGAGGAGGAAGCTGACCTCTGGGAACCTCTAGAAATAAGAGCTGGGCATCCATGTTATCTAATGAGGAAGGTCCCCATTGGCCCTGGCTCGAGAACACTTATTCAGTTCATCAAAAGAATCATTTGTAGTTTCTGGGCACATGACCTCCCAACCTGAGCTGATGAGCAGGATGCCCAGTGGGAAAACAGTGTCTCCTGAAGATTAGCTTCTTTGGGTCTCCTGAGGACAACGTAAAGAAATTTCCCTTTGAGGCTGGATGGGTTTTATGTTGATCTCAGTCTGGAATTTGGAAGGATGATACATGagtgcttttgtttcccttgcctataGGAAGTTCTTTGCTGGTGGGGTTTGTAGATCAAACGTGCAGCTTCCTGGGAAGGTAGTGGTGATCACCGGCGCCAACACGGGCATTGGCAAGGAGACAGCCAGAGAGCTGGCTCGCAGAGGCAAGTCCTTCCCCTTGTGTGTTCATAGGACAGTGCCTCTTGCCTTTCAAACTGGGGGTTCTGTCCACATTTCCTTATCTTTCCTCCTAGGCTTGGAGGTTTTGGTTCTTTAACCTGGGATTCAAGTCCAGCTCTGACACCAACTTACTCTGTACCTTTAAACAAActtcccaccctcccttctctttccctagTATATGGAGGGAAATAATGATGTTCATGTACAATATTGGTCAAATCAATTATTCTAAATGGGATACCAGGTAACATTAAATACCAGTGGGTAAAAACCAGGGTTCCCAGCCTAGGGTTAAGCTGACAGCAAAGGGACTGAGCAGTTCTACTTATGAGAATCCTGAGGTGGCAATATAGCCACTCATGGTTTAGGGATGGCTGGGAGAATATTTTGTCCTCTAGTCTCAAGCTTACATCTACTTTTTTAGCCTAGGGTCTGAACATACggctttctctttgttttggcCCCAGGAGCCCGAGTGTACATTGCCTGCCGAGACGTACTGAAGGGGGAGTCTGCAGCCAGTGAAATCCGAGCTGATACAAAGAACTCCCAGGTGCTGGTGCGGAAACTGGACCTATCTGATACCAAGTCCATCCGAGCCTTTGCTGAGGGCTTTCTGGCAGGTAAGTCCCCTGCCAATagacagaaaagcagaaagcTGGGTGTGGAAGTGGCTGTTCCACCCTGTGCCACCTGGGACCCTTACATCAGAGCCACTATCGATCCCACTGGACAGGTTCTGCCACTTGAACCAGCAGGGCAAGGAATTGGCGGTGGACAAGCTGGGCAGGATCCTTATCATGGTTTTCCTCATCAATGGGAAAGTTGAGCTGTCTGTCTGGGCTTGCTGCTTGGCTTTAAGGTGTGGTTCTGATGTCACACACTTCTCATTCTGAGAATCAACCTCCTGTGGCCCCAGGCACTAGATGAAGTTGTGCTGCTGCCAAAATTCTTCTGTATCTTGGAAAATGACTAGCTTCTACCAAGGACTATGAAATTCATGAAGGACAAGGACTATGTGTGTCTTGTTTTATGGCTATATGTCCAGGGCATAGCTGAGTGGGCCTGGCCCAGAGTCAGTACTAAGTatacatttgctgaatgaatgaatgaatgaatgaatgaatgaataactgaatGAGTGGTGTCCATGAAGATATCAGTAACTAAATTTAGAAACCCAATGACAGCGGTTATTAAATATCACTGAGATAGGTTCAACGGCAAGGAGAAAATACTCAGGCTTGCTACAGGCAGCTAGTGGGCTTCTTGCTAACTACAGAGTCTCCTTGGTTTTGCTCTATAGAGGAAAAGCAGCTCCATATTCTGATCAACAATGCGGGGGTGATGATGTGTCCATATTCTAAGACAGCTGATGGCTTTGAAACCCACCTGGGAGTCAACCACCTaggtaagcattttttttaaagatgcatttattcattttattttttaattttttaaaagattttatttatttattcgtttttaaaaaaaattttacttatttattcatgagagacagggagagacagaggcaaagacataggcagagggagaatcaggatccctgcaagaagcctgatgcgaTACTCAAtcctggaccttgggatcatgacctgaaccaaaggcagatgctcaactgctgagccacccaggtgtccctcatttattcattttagagagagagggagagatcaggagttgggggagggtcagagggaaagaacgaatctccagcagactctcccctgagcatgaagcctgatgtggggcttgaactcatgaccccgaggtcatgacccgagctgaaattatgagttggccacttaaccgactgagccacccagatgctctggTAAGCATTTTTGAGAGACTGAAAAGCAAGACAAACCCCAACTTGTTTTCTGTAGGGAGATGACCCTATATGAGTGCCAAGAATCTCTAGTGGTCCTTCTAGACCCCAGGATTCCAATAGACTGGACATTGGTTTTTTGCTCACTATCTTTCCACTGTCCAGCACAAAAAAAGTGAGATCCCTGTACCATTAAGAAAC comes from the Canis aureus isolate CA01 chromosome 9, VMU_Caureus_v.1.0, whole genome shotgun sequence genome and includes:
- the RDH12 gene encoding retinol dehydrogenase 12 isoform X3 — encoded protein: MLAILGLLTSFLSFLYVIAPSIRKFFAGGVCRSNVQLPGKVVVITGANTGIGKETARELARRGARVYIACRDVLKGESAASEIRADTKNSQVLVRKLDLSDTKSIRAFAEGFLAEEKQLHILINNAGVMMCPYSKTADGFETHLGVNHLGTGVTTYAVHPGVVSSELVRHSFLLCLLWRIFSPFVKSAREGAQTSLHCALAEGLEPLSGKYFSDCKRAWVSPRARDNKTAERLWNVSCELLGIQWD